ACATGACGGTGCCGGGGAACATCAAAAGGGTGCTCACCGGCGAGAAGATCGGGACCATAGTGAGAGGGGTCTGAAATGCTGAACAACCTTTTTGACGATTTGAACCGGAAGATGGACGGCGCCATCGAGCACCTTGGCAAGGAGTTCGGCGGCGTGCGGACGGGGAGGGCCTCCGTGGCCCTGCTCGACGGGATTAAGGTGGACTATTACGGCACGGAGACGCCGCTAAACCAGGTGGCCTCCGTCAGCACGCCCGACTCGCTGACCATCGCCATACAGCCGTGGGAAGCGAAGATGATCCCGGTGATAGAGAAGGCCATATTGACCTCCGGGCTGGGGCTAAACCCCGCCAACGACGGCAAGGTGGTGCGCATCAACATGCCGTCGCTCACCGAGGAGCGCCGCAAGGAGCTGACCAAGGTGGTGCGCAAGATATCCGAAGAGTCGAAGGTGGCCCTTCGCAACCTGCGCCGCGAGGGGCTGGAAAAGGTGAAGAAGCTGGAAAAGGACAAGGCTGTTTCCGAGGATGACGCGCACAAGGCCGGGGAGAAGATACAGAAGATCGTGGACGACCATATCGGCTCCGTGGACAAGAAGACCGCCGCTAAGGAAAAAGAGATAATGGACCGGTGACCGGCCGCCAACCCTGACAATGACGGACGAGCGCCTCACCGCCGGACTGGACCTGCGCCGCCTGCCCGCGCACATAGCCATAATCATGGACGGCAACGGGCGCTGGGCCAAAAAGCGGCTGCTCCCCAGGATCGCCGGGCACAGGGCGGGGGTGAAGGCTGTGGACAGGGTGGTCACCTTCTGCCGCGAGACCGGCGTGGGCCATCTTACCTTGTACTCGTT
The sequence above is drawn from the Nitrospinota bacterium genome and encodes:
- the frr gene encoding ribosome recycling factor; translation: MLNNLFDDLNRKMDGAIEHLGKEFGGVRTGRASVALLDGIKVDYYGTETPLNQVASVSTPDSLTIAIQPWEAKMIPVIEKAILTSGLGLNPANDGKVVRINMPSLTEERRKELTKVVRKISEESKVALRNLRREGLEKVKKLEKDKAVSEDDAHKAGEKIQKIVDDHIGSVDKKTAAKEKEIMDR